From the Rhodopirellula halodulae genome, one window contains:
- a CDS encoding FkbM family methyltransferase, giving the protein MGDTFVDVGANIGFYTVLAANSVGKLGKVLAVEMFPPTMQMLYDNIHLNHLENVEVAETALWDMSGSEVIANAPTGKFGQASIQEYGKHSTEARVTTTIYSKTLDEVCRGLTEIHLMKIDVEGSEEQVIKGGERTLGKTKCVVFEDLTRRGLGCPVTSRLNKLGFRVETLDPNNKVAWNKNR; this is encoded by the coding sequence ATGGGTGACACATTCGTTGATGTTGGGGCGAATATTGGCTTCTACACCGTGCTGGCCGCAAACTCCGTCGGTAAGCTGGGAAAAGTATTGGCGGTAGAGATGTTCCCACCAACAATGCAGATGCTCTATGACAATATTCATTTAAACCATTTGGAAAATGTCGAAGTCGCAGAGACAGCGTTGTGGGACATGTCGGGAAGCGAAGTAATCGCGAATGCTCCCACGGGGAAGTTCGGTCAGGCCAGCATTCAGGAATACGGAAAGCATTCCACGGAAGCGCGTGTGACTACTACTATTTACTCAAAGACTCTCGATGAGGTCTGTCGTGGTCTAACTGAGATTCACCTGATGAAAATTGACGTCGAAGGCTCCGAGGAGCAGGTCATCAAAGGAGGAGAACGAACTCTTGGAAAGACAAAGTGCGTTGTATTTGAAGATCTTACGCGGAGAGGATTGGGGTGCCCGGTAACGTCACGACTCAACAAACTAGGATTCCGCGTCGAAACGCTCGACCCAAATAACAAAGTGGCGTGGAACAAGAACCGGTAA